In Natronococcus sp. AD-5, the genomic window CGCCGCTGCGCTCGACCAGCCAGCTGGCGGTCTCTCGAGAGACGTTCAGTTCGTCCGCGATTTCGCCCTTCGAGAGCCCCTGGTCCGCGAGTTCTGCGGCACTCTCGATGAGATCGTCAACGTTTTTCATACCGGGAAGTTCGGACGCCGTTTTTATAGGAGTATCGCAGTCGACGAACATCACCTCGAAATCCGCGAAACCGAAGCGCGGAACCGCGAGTTCCGGAACCGTTCCGCGAAACCACAACGACGAATGCACCGTTCCGTTCGCCGCCATCCGCCTCTCTCGCTCGATCCGGCATCGACGAGACGGCGCGTATCCCGGTGCGATGGCCGTCGCGGGCCTCGCCGACGCGTCGCCTTTCGAAAAACTGTCAGTATCGACAATCGTTATCCCCCGCGTCCCCCGTATTCCGTGTATGGAACGGTACGATCTCGTCTACCGGCTCTACGACGAGTACGATACGAAGGCGCTGCGGGAGTACCAGGAGTTCGTCGACGTTTTCCCCGCGATCGACTCGCGGGTCGCCCTGGAGCACTGGCAGGAAGCCAACGAGGAACTCGAGGAGCGAAAGGACGAGATCCGGTCGTCGTTCGCGGCCGGCGAGACGTTCGCCGAGATCGCCTCGCGGGCGACGCGCGACCAGGCGTTCACCGCGCTGGATCTCGACGCGAAGTACGGCCGCGCGGTGAACGTGCTGGTGCTCGACGTCGACGAGACGCTGCGCTCCGCCGGCGGGACCGACAACGAGATCCCCCGGGACACGCTGCACGTCCTGACGGAGTTTCACGAGGCCGGCGTGCCGATCGTGATCTGTACGGGCCAGACCCTGGAGAACGTCAAGGGGTTCGCCATCCAGGGGCTGGGCAGCGAGATCGTCCACTCAGGAGAGCTCTCGATCGTCTACGAGGCGGGGACGGGCGTGTTCACCCCGGGCCACGGCGCGGAGACGAAGCAGTTGCTCTACGAGGAACTGGATGACGAGATCCGCGACGTCTTCGACGAAGTCCGAGCGCGCGTCCTCCCGGAGGCGCCCGACTCGCTTCGACGCGGCTGTCACCTGCAGGGAAACGAGTTCAACGTCACGATGAAACCCAACTACGAGACGGGTTCGTCGGACGCCAGGGAGATCATCGACGAGGCGCTGGTCTACCTGATCGAGCTGCTCGCGGACGCCGTCAGCGACGCGGTCGAGTACGATGCGAACGGCGAGACCGTCGTCGACTGGACGCGCGCGTTCTACGCCGCCCAGGATCCCGAGATCCGCGCCGTCCTCGAGGGGAGCGGCGCCTATCCCGACCTCGACGCCGACGGCGTCCCCGACGCGCTCGCGGACGTACTCGAGCGCATCGACGTCGCCTACTACGAGGCCGACGCCGCCGAGATCGGCAGCCTCGAACTGAACAAGGTGGTCGGCGTCGAGCGCGCGCTGGAGGTGCTCGGCGTCGACGTCCCGTTCGCGCTCGTGATGGGCGACTCGAAGAGCGACCGCCGCGTGATGCAGTGGGTCGACGAGAACGACGCCGGGATCGCGGCCGCTCCGGAACACGCCTCGCGGGACACCTTAGAGCACGTCCTCGAGACCGACGAACTCGTCTTCGATCGCGGAAAGAGCGTCGACGTATTGCAGACGGTGTACGCGCTGAATCGACTGGCGAGACTCGAGTAATCGCGCCTCGAACCCTTCTTAAATCGCTGGAATATATAGGCCTACTCATCAACCGTATCGGGGCTGTCTCTCCGTCCAACACGATCCGAGCGTACCGTCGCCGATACGCGCGAGACGCGCGGACGACCCGGATCGGGTGGTCACTATGACAGGTCTCGAGTCCCAGTACGTCCTCGACGACAGTATCGATCAGCAATCGGACTCGGACGGGCAAAGCGAGGTGAATCGACCGTGACGACGATCGCAGAGCTCACGCTCTCCCCCGACGACTTCGGGCTCGGAGAGACGATTCGGTCGCTTCCCGAACTCGAGTTGCGCGTCGAGAGCGTCGTCGTCGAGGACTCGACGCGAACGGCCCCGCTCGTCTGGTTCTCGGGAGTCGACTGCGACGTCGTCGAGGAGGCGCTCGCGGCGGATCGAACCGTCGAGGAGTTCGACGGACTGCTCGAGCAGCCCGAAGACGACGAGTGGCTGTACCGGATTCGGTACGCCGAGGAGACCGCGGCGGTGTGTAACGCGATCCACGCCAACGACGGCACGGTCCTGAAGGTGCAGATGAACGACGGCCAGTGGACCCTTCGGCTGCTGTTCCCTCACCGCGAGGGGCTCTCGGAAACCGTC contains:
- a CDS encoding HAD family hydrolase is translated as MERYDLVYRLYDEYDTKALREYQEFVDVFPAIDSRVALEHWQEANEELEERKDEIRSSFAAGETFAEIASRATRDQAFTALDLDAKYGRAVNVLVLDVDETLRSAGGTDNEIPRDTLHVLTEFHEAGVPIVICTGQTLENVKGFAIQGLGSEIVHSGELSIVYEAGTGVFTPGHGAETKQLLYEELDDEIRDVFDEVRARVLPEAPDSLRRGCHLQGNEFNVTMKPNYETGSSDAREIIDEALVYLIELLADAVSDAVEYDANGETVVDWTRAFYAAQDPEIRAVLEGSGAYPDLDADGVPDALADVLERIDVAYYEADAAEIGSLELNKVVGVERALEVLGVDVPFALVMGDSKSDRRVMQWVDENDAGIAAAPEHASRDTLEHVLETDELVFDRGKSVDVLQTVYALNRLARLE
- a CDS encoding helix-turn-helix domain-containing protein, coding for MTTIAELTLSPDDFGLGETIRSLPELELRVESVVVEDSTRTAPLVWFSGVDCDVVEEALAADRTVEEFDGLLEQPEDDEWLYRIRYAEETAAVCNAIHANDGTVLKVQMNDGQWTLRLLFPHREGLSETVDDIEDRDVRVDVRRMVEADQDDDLEMTATLTEPQQEAIAEAYRQGYYDVPREISLEELARELEISHQALSERLRRANRVLASEQLEGGGSADEMRIN